One Candidatus Binatota bacterium genomic window carries:
- the nusB gene encoding transcription antitermination factor NusB: MRWSARSTHYWRCAGWPQAEGRMGARTKAREAALQLVYQVELGGERSPEAIELFWAELPTVGETVRRFGSQLATAALEHQEELDALISGAAENWDIQRIARVDLCLLRVALGEMIYVGDTPAAVVINEAVEVAKKFCDTTSPAFVNGVLDSVAMERKLLEKQDGKSG; this comes from the coding sequence ATGCGGTGGTCAGCGCGGTCGACACATTACTGGAGATGCGCCGGTTGGCCGCAGGCTGAAGGTCGCATGGGGGCACGAACCAAAGCGCGCGAAGCGGCCTTGCAGCTTGTCTACCAGGTGGAGCTTGGCGGTGAGCGCTCGCCCGAGGCCATAGAGCTGTTCTGGGCTGAACTTCCAACCGTCGGTGAGACCGTTCGCCGTTTCGGTTCGCAATTGGCGACGGCGGCGCTCGAGCACCAGGAAGAACTCGACGCTTTGATTTCAGGCGCGGCAGAAAATTGGGACATCCAACGCATAGCGCGTGTGGATCTGTGCCTGCTCAGGGTCGCTCTTGGCGAAATGATATACGTGGGCGACACGCCTGCGGCGGTGGTGATAAACGAAGCTGTCGAGGTTGCCAAGAAATTTTGTGACACCACCAGCCCAGCTTTTGTTAACGGGGTTCTCGACTCGGTTGCGATGGAGCGCAAGCTGCTGGAGAAACAGGACGGCAAGTCGGGGTGA
- a CDS encoding 6,7-dimethyl-8-ribityllumazine synthase codes for MANNKTRIAVVVASFNSAVTDSLLEGALLAADKHEADTEVYRVPGAFELPLLAASAARSGRYDAVVCLGAVIRGETPHFDYVCAQAAAGVQQVALEENMPVSFGVLTTDNIEQALARAGGEFGNKGYDAVVSAVDTLLEMRRLAAG; via the coding sequence GTGGCGAATAACAAGACTCGAATCGCGGTGGTCGTCGCCAGTTTTAATTCGGCTGTGACCGATAGTCTGCTCGAAGGGGCGCTTTTGGCGGCCGACAAGCACGAAGCAGATACCGAGGTCTATCGCGTGCCGGGGGCGTTCGAACTGCCTTTGTTGGCCGCGAGTGCTGCCCGGAGTGGGCGTTATGACGCCGTTGTCTGCCTGGGGGCTGTCATCAGGGGAGAGACCCCGCACTTTGACTACGTGTGTGCCCAGGCTGCTGCTGGTGTTCAGCAGGTCGCACTGGAGGAAAACATGCCCGTGTCTTTTGGGGTACTCACGACCGACAACATAGAGCAGGCATTGGCCCGAGCAGGCGGAGAGTTTGGTAACAAGGGGTACGATGCGGTGGTCAGCGCGGTCGACACATTACTGGAGATGCGCCGGTTGGCCGCAGGCTGA
- a CDS encoding leucine--tRNA ligase, with amino-acid sequence MKFYDPSVIENKWQRHWQDNDSFKPAGDGTPYYQLEMFPYPSGRIHMGHVRNYTIGDVLARFHAARGHKVFHPMGWDAFGLPAEAAAIERGVAPASWTRANIEEMKKQLGRLGFSYDPGTELATCDVDYYRWEQLFFVQMLERGIAYRKSAVVNWCEGCGTVLANEQVDGDSCWRGHSPVTNRELDQWFLKITDYADELLDGLDQLKGKWPDKVLTMQRNWIGRSEGVEVFFELPALGETLQVFTTRVDTLFGATFVCIAPEHPAAMKLAEAGGREKEAREFVDAVASRSNVERAQGKQGFDTGSRAVNPVNGEEVPVFLGDFVLMGYGTGAVMSVPAHDQRDFVFARGNGVAIRPVIAPPDGALVAADMTEAMVEDGVLFDSGDFDGLASRDAREGICKQLVETQRGRAVVNYRLRDWGISRQRYWGCPIPVIYCDSCGTVAVPEKDLPVVLPEDVTMAASGASPLASLAEFAQVSCPSCGGEARRETDTMDTFMESSWYFLRYTSTGDDQRPFDPVAVAEWLPVSQYVGGVEHAVLHLLYSRFFTRVLRDLGWLDLSEPFGDLLTQGMVIKDGAKMSKSKGNVVDPDELIGRYGADTARLFSVFAAPPEKDLEWSEKGVEGASRFISRVWRQVIAAAEETSGDCSDPGPESLDEEGRRLRGVVHETIQRVSRDVGTRLRFNTAIAAIMELVNEYQSVDFAALADGERLHRFGLATVLLLLGPFVPHVANELWGELTGKEDMDQQGWPVYDEAAMLRDSVEIVLQVNGKIRSRIQVSPDTDRDELGRLALADSKVVAYLDGADPRKVVVVPGRLVNVVI; translated from the coding sequence GTGAAGTTTTACGACCCCTCGGTCATCGAGAATAAGTGGCAGCGCCACTGGCAGGATAACGACAGTTTCAAGCCTGCTGGTGATGGCACGCCATACTACCAGCTCGAGATGTTTCCGTACCCCTCGGGGCGCATCCACATGGGGCACGTCCGGAATTACACCATCGGCGACGTGCTCGCGCGCTTTCACGCGGCCCGGGGGCACAAGGTTTTTCATCCCATGGGCTGGGATGCCTTCGGACTTCCAGCCGAGGCTGCTGCCATCGAGAGGGGCGTAGCGCCGGCTTCGTGGACGCGGGCCAATATCGAGGAAATGAAGAAACAACTGGGGCGCCTGGGCTTCAGTTATGACCCCGGCACTGAACTGGCGACCTGCGATGTTGACTACTATCGATGGGAGCAACTGTTTTTTGTGCAGATGCTTGAGCGTGGCATAGCCTACCGAAAGAGCGCTGTCGTCAACTGGTGCGAAGGCTGTGGTACGGTACTCGCCAACGAGCAGGTCGACGGGGATAGTTGTTGGAGAGGGCACAGCCCGGTAACCAACCGCGAGCTTGACCAGTGGTTCTTGAAGATTACCGATTACGCCGACGAGCTGCTCGACGGCCTGGACCAGCTCAAGGGCAAGTGGCCCGACAAGGTCCTCACCATGCAGCGCAACTGGATCGGCCGCAGCGAGGGCGTAGAAGTTTTTTTCGAACTGCCTGCCCTTGGTGAAACCCTGCAAGTGTTCACTACCAGGGTTGATACTCTTTTTGGAGCCACCTTTGTGTGTATTGCTCCCGAGCATCCGGCGGCAATGAAGCTGGCCGAAGCCGGGGGGCGCGAGAAGGAAGCCCGGGAGTTCGTGGATGCCGTGGCCTCGCGAAGCAACGTAGAGCGCGCGCAGGGCAAACAGGGTTTCGACACCGGCAGCCGGGCGGTCAATCCGGTCAACGGTGAAGAAGTTCCGGTTTTCCTGGGGGACTTTGTTCTCATGGGCTACGGGACCGGGGCAGTGATGTCGGTGCCGGCCCACGACCAACGAGATTTTGTGTTCGCCCGCGGCAATGGTGTCGCAATCAGGCCGGTGATCGCTCCCCCCGACGGTGCCCTCGTAGCCGCCGATATGACCGAGGCCATGGTGGAGGACGGAGTACTCTTTGACAGCGGTGATTTTGACGGGTTGGCGAGCCGCGACGCCCGGGAAGGAATCTGCAAGCAGCTCGTCGAGACTCAGCGTGGCAGGGCGGTCGTCAACTACAGGTTGAGGGACTGGGGTATTTCGCGGCAACGGTACTGGGGTTGTCCGATTCCGGTTATCTACTGCGACAGTTGCGGCACGGTAGCGGTGCCCGAAAAGGACCTCCCGGTCGTCCTGCCGGAGGACGTGACCATGGCAGCAAGCGGGGCATCGCCGCTCGCGTCGTTGGCCGAGTTCGCTCAGGTTTCATGTCCCAGTTGTGGTGGAGAAGCCCGCCGGGAAACTGACACGATGGACACCTTCATGGAGTCGTCCTGGTACTTTCTTCGCTACACCAGCACAGGGGACGACCAGCGCCCCTTCGACCCGGTGGCGGTGGCCGAGTGGCTACCCGTTTCCCAATACGTCGGTGGGGTCGAGCACGCGGTTCTGCATCTTCTCTACTCCCGGTTTTTCACTCGTGTTCTCAGGGACCTTGGTTGGCTGGACCTGTCTGAACCTTTCGGTGATCTGTTGACCCAGGGCATGGTGATCAAGGACGGTGCCAAGATGAGTAAATCGAAGGGGAACGTTGTTGACCCGGATGAACTTATCGGGCGTTACGGCGCCGACACTGCGCGCCTGTTCTCGGTGTTTGCTGCTCCCCCCGAGAAAGATCTCGAGTGGAGCGAGAAGGGCGTGGAAGGGGCGAGCCGCTTCATATCAAGGGTCTGGCGGCAGGTAATCGCCGCTGCCGAAGAAACTAGCGGTGACTGTTCTGACCCGGGGCCCGAAAGCCTGGACGAAGAGGGACGGCGTCTCCGCGGGGTCGTGCACGAAACGATTCAACGAGTTAGTCGCGACGTGGGGACACGCCTGCGCTTCAACACCGCTATCGCGGCTATAATGGAGCTGGTCAATGAATACCAGTCGGTTGATTTTGCTGCGCTCGCGGATGGCGAACGACTTCATCGCTTCGGGCTTGCCACGGTGCTCTTGCTGCTCGGGCCTTTCGTGCCGCACGTCGCCAACGAGCTATGGGGTGAGCTGACGGGTAAAGAAGATATGGACCAACAGGGTTGGCCCGTCTACGACGAGGCAGCGATGCTGCGGGACAGCGTTGAAATAGTGTTGCAGGTTAACGGTAAAATACGGTCCAGAATACAAGTATCCCCCGATACCGACCGGGATGAGCTGGGCCGCCTGGCGCTGGCCGACTCGAAGGTCGTTGCTTACCTCGACGGCGCTGACCCTCGCAAAGTGGTCGTTGTGCCGGGCCGGCTGGTAAACGTGGTGATATGA
- the ribA gene encoding GTP cyclohydrolase II — MTSCGAVALKRMVEVKKEKPVELAVSALAAGRVVLLTDREHPERGASVCVNPGLLDADTINFFVSHARGLVCLAMTEQRMQQLGIPLLADDSAAEGRPVFGASIEAAEGVSTGISAADRARTILVASHPDSDVASLVMPGHVHSVRVSDRGSLVTAAPAEAAADLVAMTGSPRSAAFCCVLGNDGEVADEAELRSLAERFSLPMVDVSEVVDMRLKTELVVERVAEREIDSAYGGRYRAVVYRNEMDEHEHVALVAGVLDGPEPIWVRVHSQCLTGDVLGSARCDCGEQLAMSLEMIARSGRGVVVYMHQEGRGIGLANKIKAYHLQDQGRDTVEANLDLGFGEDLRDYGMAAQILKDLGVARVCLLTNNPAKVSGLKKHGINVIERRPLQPPARSHNVDYLKTKKQKLGHLLDSGALEIVSRENSGGE; from the coding sequence ATGACTTCGTGTGGCGCGGTCGCTTTGAAAAGAATGGTTGAGGTCAAAAAAGAAAAACCGGTAGAGCTTGCCGTGAGCGCTCTGGCCGCTGGCCGGGTCGTGCTCTTGACTGACCGTGAGCACCCGGAGCGGGGGGCCAGCGTCTGCGTAAATCCGGGCCTGCTTGATGCCGATACGATCAATTTTTTCGTGAGCCACGCCCGCGGTCTGGTATGCCTGGCGATGACTGAGCAGCGCATGCAACAGCTGGGCATTCCGCTGCTGGCCGACGATTCGGCGGCGGAAGGTAGGCCGGTCTTCGGCGCGTCCATTGAAGCGGCGGAAGGAGTGAGCACCGGAATTTCCGCGGCCGACCGGGCGCGGACGATACTGGTGGCTTCGCATCCAGATTCTGACGTGGCCTCCCTGGTCATGCCCGGCCACGTGCACTCGGTTCGTGTTTCGGACAGGGGGTCTCTGGTTACGGCGGCCCCCGCTGAAGCTGCTGCTGACCTTGTTGCCATGACCGGCTCGCCGCGCTCTGCCGCCTTTTGTTGCGTGCTGGGTAACGATGGCGAAGTGGCTGATGAAGCAGAGTTACGATCCTTGGCCGAACGCTTTTCGCTTCCCATGGTCGACGTCTCGGAAGTGGTGGATATGCGACTCAAAACCGAGCTGGTGGTTGAGCGGGTTGCCGAAAGGGAAATCGACAGCGCCTACGGTGGCCGCTATCGCGCCGTTGTCTATCGTAACGAGATGGACGAACACGAACACGTGGCCCTGGTAGCGGGAGTCCTTGACGGCCCGGAACCGATCTGGGTGAGAGTTCATTCACAGTGTCTTACCGGTGACGTGCTCGGCTCGGCGCGTTGCGACTGTGGAGAACAGCTCGCCATGTCGCTCGAGATGATTGCGCGCAGTGGTCGCGGCGTCGTCGTCTACATGCACCAGGAGGGGCGTGGCATAGGCCTTGCGAACAAGATCAAGGCCTATCACCTGCAGGACCAAGGCAGGGATACGGTTGAGGCCAATCTCGACCTCGGCTTTGGCGAGGACCTCAGGGATTACGGAATGGCGGCACAGATACTCAAGGACCTTGGCGTTGCCAGGGTCTGCCTGCTTACGAATAACCCAGCGAAGGTAAGCGGGCTCAAGAAGCACGGTATTAATGTGATCGAACGGCGCCCGCTCCAGCCACCGGCTCGTTCTCACAACGTGGACTACCTCAAGACCAAGAAGCAGAAACTCGGCCACCTTCTCGACAGCGGGGCGCTGGAGATCGTTTCCAGGGAGAACAGCGGTGGCGAATAA